One genomic region from Evansella sp. LMS18 encodes:
- a CDS encoding chromate transporter, translating to MIYWEIFLAFFIPGILGYGGGPATIPLIEYEVVHRYGWMSVEEFAEVLALGNALPGPIATKMAGYIGFEQAGILGASVGLFATIAPSLILMIVLLSLLYKFKDSPKVKLLSSIVRPTIAVLLGAMTLRFAETSYMESGVLQTGILIGASYYLLERRKVHPAFVILGALIYGAIFLAP from the coding sequence ATGATATACTGGGAAATCTTCCTTGCCTTTTTTATACCTGGAATACTTGGTTACGGAGGCGGACCAGCAACAATACCGCTTATTGAATACGAGGTAGTTCACAGGTATGGATGGATGAGTGTGGAAGAATTTGCGGAGGTCCTGGCCTTGGGTAATGCTCTTCCAGGACCTATCGCTACGAAGATGGCTGGTTATATAGGTTTTGAACAGGCAGGAATCCTGGGTGCTTCGGTAGGGTTATTTGCCACGATAGCCCCTTCACTTATTTTAATGATTGTCCTGCTTAGTTTATTATACAAGTTTAAGGATTCGCCGAAAGTTAAGCTCCTCTCCAGTATTGTAAGGCCTACGATTGCCGTTCTGCTCGGAGCCATGACATTAAGGTTTGCAGAAACTTCCTATATGGAAAGCGGAGTTCTGCAGACGGGAATTCTTATTGGCGCGAGCTATTATCTTCTGGAGAGGCGAAAAGTCCATCCGGCATTCGTCATATTGGGGGCGCTGATTTACGGAGCAATATTCCTTGCACCGTAG